A window of the Butyricimonas faecalis genome harbors these coding sequences:
- a CDS encoding PcfK-like family protein, producing MNGTDHFKRTIQAYLDSRAAEDKLFAASYSKPNKNMDDCITYLLHWAKSQCNGGNGIGVTAGEVLSQAVHYFDEDDIDIGKPIPCQVMVCGVELTDEEKAEARQRAIRQYQDEELRKMQNRNKAKANQKTNAQQVELSLF from the coding sequence ATGAACGGAACAGACCATTTCAAGCGGACCATCCAAGCCTATTTGGACAGCCGTGCGGCGGAGGACAAGCTGTTTGCAGCAAGTTACAGCAAGCCGAACAAGAACATGGACGATTGCATCACCTATTTGTTGCATTGGGCGAAAAGCCAATGCAATGGAGGCAACGGCATAGGCGTTACCGCAGGGGAAGTCTTGTCGCAAGCGGTACACTATTTTGACGAGGACGACATCGACATCGGCAAACCAATCCCGTGCCAAGTCATGGTATGCGGAGTTGAACTGACGGACGAGGAAAAGGCGGAAGCAAGGCAGAGAGCCATCCGCCAATACCAAGACGAGGAACTGCGCAAGATGCAAAACCGGAACAAGGCTAAGGCGAACCAAAAGACAAACGCACAACAAGTTGAACTTTCATTATTCTGA
- a CDS encoding PcfJ domain-containing protein, with the protein MKPKTPIQKEVIRLSATLPELTNAQRTYAFHHCFKHYGRRTAKGVITCTECGHAWKSGHSLADTLCGCTCPNCGTALEITDTRKRVFVDNEYFSIITTCKGYQVIRFFFVRSRQKVGQKAEYSIFEVAQRWIAPDGKSETVARLRGFSLLYYDLWNEDSPMEIRRNNQHKVYDIDPICTYPRRRIIPEIKRNGFDGNLHGILPYDFFKAILSDSRAETLLKSGNIEHLRYFLSRPQVLDRCWNSYKIAMRNKYAITDISLWCDLVYLLERLGKDLRNPRFICPPDFKAAHDLYMGKRQVQLERERQQQHREWEAERLERERKRLEEMAKEKDEYIRKKAAFLNLVLTDGLIIVKVLQSVDEFYEEGKAMHHCVYANAYYNNENSLILSARIDERRIETVEVDLRTLKVVQSRGVCNSNTEYHDRIIKLVEDNAEQIRKRMKEAA; encoded by the coding sequence ATGAAACCCAAGACACCCATACAGAAAGAAGTCATCCGTCTGAGCGCAACCCTGCCCGAACTGACAAACGCACAGAGAACCTACGCTTTCCACCATTGTTTCAAGCACTACGGCAGGCGGACTGCAAAAGGCGTCATTACCTGCACGGAGTGCGGACACGCATGGAAAAGCGGACACAGCCTTGCCGACACGCTTTGCGGATGCACCTGCCCGAACTGCGGCACGGCATTGGAAATCACGGACACCCGAAAGAGGGTGTTCGTGGACAACGAGTATTTCTCCATCATCACCACCTGCAAAGGCTACCAGGTAATACGTTTCTTTTTCGTCAGGAGCCGTCAGAAAGTCGGGCAAAAGGCGGAGTATTCCATCTTTGAGGTGGCACAGCGGTGGATTGCTCCTGACGGCAAGTCCGAGACAGTGGCAAGGTTGCGTGGCTTTTCACTTCTCTACTACGACTTGTGGAACGAGGACAGCCCGATGGAAATCCGCAGGAACAACCAGCATAAGGTGTATGACATTGACCCGATATGCACCTATCCACGCCGACGGATTATCCCCGAAATTAAGCGAAATGGCTTTGACGGCAACCTGCACGGCATACTGCCTTACGACTTCTTCAAGGCTATCCTTTCGGACAGCCGTGCGGAAACATTGCTGAAGTCGGGCAACATCGAACACTTGCGCTATTTCCTCTCCCGTCCGCAGGTACTTGACAGATGTTGGAACTCGTACAAGATAGCCATGCGGAATAAATATGCCATAACCGACATCTCATTGTGGTGCGACCTCGTATATCTCTTAGAGAGATTGGGAAAAGATTTGCGCAACCCCCGTTTCATATGCCCGCCCGATTTCAAGGCGGCTCACGACCTGTATATGGGGAAACGGCAAGTCCAATTGGAGCGTGAACGGCAGCAGCAACACAGGGAGTGGGAAGCCGAGCGGTTGGAGCGTGAGCGGAAGCGTCTGGAAGAAATGGCGAAAGAGAAAGACGAGTATATCCGAAAGAAAGCCGCATTCCTCAACCTTGTACTGACGGACGGTCTAATCATCGTCAAGGTGCTGCAAAGCGTGGACGAGTTCTACGAGGAGGGGAAAGCCATGCACCATTGCGTCTATGCCAACGCCTACTACAACAATGAGAACTCCCTGATACTTTCCGCACGGATAGACGAGCGACGCATCGAGACAGTGGAGGTGGACTTGCGGACATTAAAAGTGGTGCAGAGCCGTGGCGTATGCAACTCCAACACCGAATACCACGACCGCATCATCAAATTGGTGGAGGACAATGCCGAGCAGATACGGAAACGGATGAAAGAAGCAGCGTAA
- a CDS encoding DUF3873 family protein has protein sequence MTTRMTINGVSTCTAGEKYEKFQLKIGRKVRTMYQYDYRDTTTGELFSCVKPTLDECRRLRDEWIKAKEGRR, from the coding sequence ATGACAACAAGAATGACTATTAACGGAGTAAGCACCTGCACGGCAGGTGAGAAATACGAGAAATTCCAACTGAAAATCGGGCGCAAAGTCCGCACGATGTACCAATATGACTATCGGGACACCACAACGGGAGAACTGTTCTCCTGCGTGAAACCCACATTGGACGAGTGCAGGCGGTTGCGTGACGAATGGATTAAAGCGAAGGAGGGCAGACGATGA
- a CDS encoding DUF6956 domain-containing protein, protein MSAGYETLIVTFSDPIKVLDNMFADADAWGTDSLKGWVEDYESTRFTQINGHTAVITSEYNMPCVKEWLTRCTAIADIKEF, encoded by the coding sequence ATGAGCGCAGGATATGAAACGCTGATAGTGACGTTCAGCGACCCTATCAAGGTTTTGGACAATATGTTCGCCGATGCGGACGCATGGGGAACGGACAGCCTCAAAGGATGGGTGGAGGACTATGAAAGTACGAGGTTTACGCAGATAAACGGGCATACGGCAGTCATCACTTCCGAATACAACATGCCCTGCGTAAAGGAATGGCTCACACGCTGCACGGCTATCGCCGACATAAAGGAATTTTGA
- a CDS encoding phage exclusion protein Lit family protein, whose amino-acid sequence MKEPKEIYYLPVEQLSDDVIQYIEKVFELLDAVKNDCNSNNFSRRFTFIRDEKAISDVAEIKKDNNKLNHIYINENFCQYLWSVCVYLIAYFENVIHIPMMDAVGINKNGYKPNMIDVEYGNDCFFRGRQLLHNFNRDAYWVTPNICNPQQFENIISHANDVYCAAIAFIYAHEFSHNYLGHTQIQQTLSRSINDEIAADDMAISFIQTEYNSAWGRTYKAGIATTLAALLLMGEDSISGGGTHPDMDVRIENLVTKLELHEMDLLWGYLGVALRLWLLVFDGLSIKEDMQQPGFGSYKEIYLYYIEKLKIVRQQRYPTIIKPDWDI is encoded by the coding sequence ATGAAAGAGCCGAAAGAAATCTATTATTTACCTGTAGAACAGTTATCTGATGATGTTATTCAATATATTGAAAAAGTTTTTGAGTTATTAGATGCTGTAAAAAATGATTGCAATAGCAATAATTTTTCTCGCCGATTTACTTTCATAAGAGATGAGAAAGCTATTAGTGATGTTGCGGAAATTAAAAAAGATAATAATAAATTAAATCATATATATATCAACGAAAATTTCTGTCAGTATTTATGGTCTGTTTGTGTCTATCTTATCGCATATTTTGAAAATGTTATACATATCCCTATGATGGATGCTGTTGGTATTAATAAAAATGGATATAAGCCCAATATGATAGATGTAGAATATGGCAATGATTGTTTTTTCAGAGGACGGCAATTATTACATAACTTTAATAGAGATGCATATTGGGTTACTCCAAATATCTGTAATCCGCAGCAATTTGAAAATATTATAAGCCATGCGAATGATGTCTATTGTGCTGCAATAGCATTTATATATGCTCACGAGTTTTCACATAATTATTTGGGGCATACACAAATACAGCAAACGCTTTCTCGTTCAATAAATGATGAAATTGCAGCAGATGATATGGCAATTAGCTTTATTCAAACTGAATATAACTCTGCATGGGGAAGAACCTATAAGGCAGGAATTGCAACTACATTAGCAGCCCTTTTATTAATGGGAGAGGATTCTATTTCTGGTGGTGGAACCCATCCAGATATGGATGTTCGAATAGAAAATTTGGTTACTAAACTGGAATTGCACGAAATGGATCTTCTTTGGGGCTATTTAGGGGTTGCTTTAAGATTATGGCTTCTTGTTTTTGATGGCTTATCCATCAAAGAGGATATGCAGCAACCGGGGTTTGGTTCATACAAAGAGATATATTTATATTATATAGAAAAATTAAAGATTGTCAGGCAACAACGTTATCCTACAATTATCAAACCAGACTGGGATATATAA
- a CDS encoding glycoside hydrolase family protein → MMRKALLLLLAAALCGSLPAQDTDSMAELLASFNNHPKADIAVELIKKYEGLHDRSDYPYYGYGHRRLPNENLSYDMTEAEAEALLRKDLAVRYKLFRKFGKDALLLTVLSFNVGQGVLLGHGGHPKSKLIRKLEAGNRDIYREYIAYCRYKGKQHAMLFNRRKTEFALLYIP, encoded by the coding sequence ATGATGCGCAAGGCGTTGCTCCTGCTGCTGGCGGCTGCCCTCTGTGGCAGCCTGCCGGCACAAGACACGGACAGCATGGCGGAACTGCTGGCATCGTTTAACAATCATCCCAAGGCTGACATCGCCGTTGAACTGATAAAAAAGTACGAGGGACTGCACGACCGTTCCGATTACCCCTACTACGGCTACGGGCATCGCAGGTTGCCCAACGAAAACCTTTCCTATGACATGACGGAGGCGGAAGCCGAAGCCCTGCTCCGCAAGGATTTGGCGGTGCGCTACAAGCTGTTCCGCAAATTTGGTAAAGATGCCTTGCTTCTTACCGTATTAAGTTTCAATGTGGGTCAAGGGGTATTGCTTGGTCACGGCGGACACCCGAAAAGCAAACTCATCCGCAAGCTGGAAGCCGGGAATCGAGACATTTACCGTGAATATATCGCTTACTGCCGGTACAAAGGAAAGCAGCACGCCATGCTATTCAATCGAAGAAAAACAGAATTTGCGTTGCTATATATTCCGTGA
- a CDS encoding DUF3872 domain-containing protein: MNMNKLNNTRKVKRNIVKSLATLCLGLLSVCFTACDDDLDVTQAYPFTVEAMPVPKELAQGETAEIRCELVREGEFDGAVYTIRYFQYDGEGTLKLDNGLVLQPNDRYLLENEKFRLYYTSECDESQSLTITVEDNFGNACEWELEFNNDSDAETEGGVAVSDTLNASR; the protein is encoded by the coding sequence ATGAACATGAACAAATTAAACAATACACGGAAAGTGAAAAGAAACATAGTAAAATCATTGGCAACCCTTTGTCTGGGGCTGCTCTCTGTATGCTTCACCGCCTGCGATGACGATTTGGACGTGACGCAAGCCTATCCGTTCACGGTGGAAGCCATGCCCGTGCCGAAGGAACTGGCGCAGGGCGAGACGGCGGAAATCCGTTGCGAACTGGTACGCGAGGGCGAGTTTGACGGGGCGGTCTATACCATCCGCTATTTCCAATACGACGGGGAGGGCACGTTGAAGCTGGATAACGGCTTGGTGTTGCAGCCCAACGACCGCTACCTGCTGGAGAACGAAAAATTCCGCCTATATTACACCTCGGAGTGCGACGAGTCGCAAAGCCTGACCATCACGGTGGAGGACAATTTCGGCAATGCCTGCGAGTGGGAATTGGAGTTCAACAACGACTCGGACGCGGAAACGGAGGGAGGCGTCGCTGTGTCTGACACCTTGAACGCCAGCCGATGA
- a CDS encoding toprim domain-containing protein: MDIEAMKRYPLEDFLARLGHHPVQRRANAIWYRSPYREEHTPSFKVNPEKNLWFDFGEGKGGNIFALAGEFIQSGDFLTQARYVAEVADMPLQDYEQRRTPEVRQPAGHSFEDVEVLPLQSRALLHYLQERGIPSAIAIANCKEMRYSTHGKRYFAVAFGNCGGGYEIRNPFFKGCVPPKDVTLLPSGSAVCNVYEGFVDYLSARALGIGGGEDHLVLNSVSNVARAYRHLDGYGTVRCHLDNDEAGRRTLEALRTRYGERVSDCSGIYGGCKDLNEYLQSRLKQNEKNNKNIKLKM, from the coding sequence ATGGATATAGAAGCGATGAAACGCTATCCGCTGGAGGACTTCCTTGCACGGCTGGGGCATCATCCCGTGCAAAGACGTGCCAACGCCATCTGGTACAGGTCGCCGTACCGGGAGGAACACACGCCTTCCTTCAAGGTAAACCCGGAAAAGAACCTCTGGTTTGATTTTGGCGAGGGCAAGGGCGGTAACATCTTCGCCCTTGCGGGGGAGTTCATCCAAAGCGGCGACTTCCTCACACAGGCGAGGTATGTGGCGGAGGTGGCGGACATGCCGTTGCAGGACTATGAGCAACGCCGCACCCCCGAAGTGCGGCAACCAGCCGGACACAGCTTCGAGGACGTGGAAGTGCTGCCCTTGCAGAGCCGGGCGTTACTCCATTACCTGCAAGAAAGGGGCATACCGTCCGCCATAGCCATCGCGAACTGCAAGGAGATGCGCTACTCCACGCACGGGAAACGGTATTTCGCCGTGGCTTTCGGCAACTGCGGTGGCGGCTACGAGATACGCAACCCGTTCTTCAAGGGCTGTGTGCCGCCAAAGGACGTCACCCTGCTGCCGTCAGGCTCTGCCGTTTGCAACGTGTACGAGGGCTTCGTGGACTACCTTTCCGCCCGTGCATTAGGCATCGGCGGCGGGGAGGACCACCTTGTCCTCAACTCGGTGTCCAATGTGGCGAGGGCGTACCGGCATCTGGACGGCTACGGAACGGTGCGGTGCCACCTTGACAACGACGAAGCCGGGCGGCGGACATTGGAAGCCCTGCGCACACGTTACGGCGAAAGGGTGTCGGACTGCTCCGGCATCTACGGCGGATGCAAGGACTTGAACGAGTATCTGCAAAGCCGTCTGAAACAAAACGAGAAGAACAACAAGAACATCAAACTTAAAATGTAA
- a CDS encoding conjugal transfer protein TraO, translating into MKGKVLFIVTLLFVLLAGRAEAQRCLPKMRGIELRAGLNEADGYVLGAMLSSYAKGGNKWVYGLEYLKTSHGYRSTTIPAAQFTAEGGYYYNFLSDAKKVVFFYAGASALAGYETVNWGGKTLYDGARLNNKDAFVYGCAATLEMELYLVDFIALTASLRERFLWGGSMGVCHTEYGIGVKFIIN; encoded by the coding sequence ATGAAAGGAAAGGTACTGTTTATTGTAACGCTTCTGTTCGTCCTCCTGGCAGGACGGGCGGAAGCCCAACGGTGCCTGCCGAAGATGCGGGGCATCGAGTTGAGAGCCGGGCTGAACGAGGCGGACGGCTATGTGCTGGGAGCCATGCTTTCGAGCTACGCGAAAGGTGGGAACAAGTGGGTGTACGGGCTGGAATACCTGAAAACCAGCCACGGATACCGGAGTACGACCATCCCTGCGGCACAGTTCACGGCGGAGGGCGGTTACTACTACAACTTCCTCTCGGACGCGAAAAAGGTGGTGTTCTTCTACGCTGGCGCGTCAGCCCTTGCCGGGTACGAGACGGTGAACTGGGGCGGAAAGACGCTGTACGACGGGGCGAGGCTGAACAACAAGGACGCCTTTGTCTATGGCTGCGCCGCCACGCTGGAAATGGAGCTGTACCTCGTGGACTTCATTGCGCTGACGGCCTCGCTGCGTGAACGCTTCCTGTGGGGCGGCAGCATGGGCGTGTGCCACACGGAATACGGGATAGGCGTGAAGTTCATCATCAACTGA
- the traN gene encoding conjugative transposon protein TraN, with protein sequence MSIKKVMTMFALLMGIACASYAQGVTNDSTATAKEDGLELVKDVYPQTEEDGDLYHGLTKKLMFDRMIPPHGLEVTYDKTVHILFPAAVRYVDLGSPNLIAGKADGAENVIRVKATVKNFRNETNMSVITEDGSFYTFNVKYADEPLILNVEMKDFIHDGSTVNRPNNAQEIYLKELGSESPMLVHLIMKSLHKEDKRKVKHIGCKRFGIQYLLKGIYVHNDLLYFYTEIKNQSNVPFDVDYITFKIVDKKVAKRTAMQEQVLFPLRAYNYAVRVAGKRSERTVFCLPKFTIPDGKQLVVEMNEKDGGRHQTFTVENEDLVQAETINELRVR encoded by the coding sequence ATGAGTATCAAGAAAGTAATGACAATGTTTGCCCTGCTGATGGGCATCGCCTGTGCGAGCTACGCGCAGGGAGTGACGAACGACAGCACTGCCACCGCCAAGGAGGACGGGCTGGAACTGGTGAAGGACGTCTATCCGCAGACGGAGGAGGACGGCGACCTGTACCACGGTCTGACGAAAAAGCTGATGTTCGACCGCATGATACCGCCGCACGGCTTGGAAGTCACGTATGACAAGACCGTCCACATCCTGTTTCCGGCGGCGGTGCGCTACGTGGACTTGGGTTCGCCCAACCTGATAGCGGGCAAGGCGGACGGTGCGGAGAACGTCATCCGTGTGAAGGCGACGGTCAAGAATTTCCGCAACGAGACGAACATGAGCGTCATCACGGAGGACGGGTCATTTTACACATTTAATGTGAAATACGCCGATGAGCCGCTTATCCTGAACGTGGAAATGAAGGACTTTATCCACGACGGCAGCACGGTGAACCGACCGAACAACGCGCAGGAAATCTACCTGAAGGAACTGGGCAGCGAAAGCCCGATGCTGGTACACCTCATCATGAAGTCGCTGCACAAGGAGGACAAGCGCAAGGTGAAGCACATCGGCTGCAAGCGTTTCGGCATCCAGTACCTGCTGAAAGGGATTTATGTCCACAATGACCTGCTGTATTTCTACACGGAGATAAAGAACCAAAGCAATGTGCCGTTTGACGTGGACTACATCACGTTCAAGATTGTGGACAAGAAGGTGGCGAAGCGTACCGCCATGCAGGAACAGGTGCTGTTCCCGCTCCGCGCCTACAACTACGCCGTCCGTGTAGCCGGGAAGCGGTCCGAACGCACGGTGTTCTGCCTTCCGAAGTTCACCATCCCCGACGGCAAGCAGCTCGTGGTGGAGATGAACGAGAAGGACGGCGGACGCCACCAGACGTTTACCGTGGAGAACGAGGACTTGGTACAGGCTGAAACCATCAACGAACTGCGCGTGCGATGA
- the traM gene encoding conjugative transposon protein TraM encodes METKEQKNESRTKEKKPLTEQQRQQRQKMLVYPLMVLLFAGCMWLIFAPSSEDKEKERQGQGFNTDMPMPEDSKIIGDKAKAYEQQDLENKRKERRGMVGDLSAFWNDSDGDTPTDDADTSDDYRLTRTETTDGETADERQAGIRTSAAAYQRLNTSLGTFYEPPKEDTEKEELRERIDELEAMLVAQDSKPSTMEEQVALLEKSYELAAKYQNDNNAGQAAQPDETGGSVSTGEKSMKAEPVSDVRRTVVSALPQPMTDSAFIADYSGERNYGFHTAIGAEETTGKNTIAACVQGDQTLTDGQTVKLRLLEPMRVSGRVIPRNTLLVGAARLQGERLGIGITSLEHGGNIIPVELEVYDSDGQAGIFIPGSMEIDAAKEIGANMGSSLGSSINISTDAGAQLASDLGRGAIQGISQYISKRMRTVKVHLKSGYRVLLYQEKE; translated from the coding sequence ATGGAAACAAAAGAACAGAAGAATGAATCAAGAACAAAAGAGAAAAAGCCGCTGACGGAACAACAGCGTCAGCAAAGGCAGAAGATGCTGGTCTATCCGCTGATGGTGCTGCTGTTCGCCGGGTGTATGTGGCTCATCTTCGCGCCGTCCTCCGAGGACAAGGAGAAAGAACGGCAGGGACAGGGATTCAACACGGACATGCCCATGCCCGAAGACTCCAAAATCATCGGGGACAAGGCGAAAGCCTACGAGCAGCAGGATTTGGAAAACAAGCGGAAGGAACGCCGGGGCATGGTGGGCGACCTCTCCGCGTTCTGGAACGACAGCGACGGTGACACGCCAACGGACGATGCCGACACTTCGGACGATTACCGCCTGACACGGACGGAAACGACCGACGGGGAAACGGCGGACGAAAGACAGGCGGGCATCCGCACTTCCGCTGCCGCCTACCAACGGCTGAACACCTCGCTGGGCACGTTCTACGAGCCGCCGAAGGAGGACACGGAAAAGGAGGAACTCCGGGAGCGCATCGACGAACTGGAAGCCATGCTGGTGGCGCAGGATAGCAAGCCTTCCACGATGGAGGAACAGGTCGCCCTGTTGGAAAAGTCCTATGAGCTGGCGGCGAAGTACCAGAATGACAACAATGCCGGACAAGCCGCACAGCCCGATGAAACGGGAGGTTCTGTGAGTACAGGCGAAAAGAGCATGAAGGCAGAACCCGTAAGCGATGTAAGGCGGACGGTGGTGTCCGCCCTGCCGCAGCCCATGACAGACTCGGCGTTCATCGCGGACTATTCGGGGGAACGCAACTACGGCTTCCACACCGCCATCGGTGCGGAGGAAACGACGGGGAAGAACACCATCGCCGCCTGTGTGCAGGGCGACCAGACGCTGACGGACGGGCAGACGGTGAAGCTCCGGCTGCTGGAGCCGATGCGCGTGTCGGGGCGCGTCATCCCCCGGAACACGCTCCTTGTGGGCGCGGCACGGTTGCAGGGCGAAAGGCTCGGCATCGGCATCACCTCGCTGGAACACGGGGGAAACATCATCCCGGTAGAACTGGAGGTGTACGACAGCGACGGGCAGGCGGGCATCTTCATACCCGGCTCGATGGAGATAGACGCGGCAAAGGAAATCGGGGCGAACATGGGCAGCTCGCTCGGAAGCAGCATCAACATATCGACCGACGCGGGGGCGCAGCTCGCCTCCGACTTGGGGCGAGGGGCGATACAGGGCATCTCGCAGTACATCTCGAAAAGGATGCGCACGGTCAAGGTACATCTGAAGTCAGGGTACAGGGTATTGCTCTACCAAGAAAAGGAATGA
- a CDS encoding TraL conjugative transposon family protein translates to MRMGKMKNLIEKWTTGLKGWLRNRLDALPPKARLRIVLAAFAVFASLCLYMTAAAIIGFGKGEEALEIRHIEKLEIYNKVYHSNLNPQ, encoded by the coding sequence ATGCGTATGGGAAAGATGAAAAATCTCATTGAAAAGTGGACCACCGGGCTGAAAGGTTGGTTACGCAATAGGCTGGACGCCCTGCCGCCCAAAGCACGGCTTAGGATAGTCCTTGCGGCATTTGCCGTGTTCGCCTCGCTCTGTCTCTACATGACTGCCGCCGCAATCATCGGCTTCGGCAAAGGGGAAGAGGCATTGGAGATACGGCACATCGAGAAGTTAGAAATATATAATAAGGTGTATCACTCAAATTTGAATCCACAATGA
- the traK gene encoding conjugative transposon protein TraK, whose amino-acid sequence MEFKSLKNIETSFRQIRLFGIVYTAACALVVVCSVVCAFRFAEAQRQKIYVLDGGKSLMLALSQDLSQNRPAEAREHVRRFHELFFTLSPEKSAIEHNVKRALLLADKSAYNYYADFAEKGFYNRIIAGNINQVLQVDSVVCNFDRYPYEARTYARQMIIRESNVTERTLVTACRLLNASRSDDNPNGFTIEGFTVLENKDIRTIER is encoded by the coding sequence ATGGAATTCAAATCACTCAAGAACATCGAGACGAGTTTCCGGCAGATACGTCTGTTCGGCATCGTCTATACGGCGGCCTGCGCCCTCGTGGTGGTCTGCTCGGTGGTGTGCGCCTTCCGCTTCGCCGAGGCGCAACGGCAGAAGATATACGTCCTCGATGGAGGCAAGAGTCTTATGCTCGCGCTCTCGCAGGACCTGTCGCAGAACCGCCCGGCGGAAGCCAGGGAACACGTGCGCCGCTTCCACGAACTGTTTTTCACCCTCTCGCCGGAGAAAAGCGCGATAGAGCACAACGTGAAACGCGCCCTGCTCTTGGCAGACAAGAGCGCGTACAACTATTACGCCGACTTCGCCGAAAAGGGCTTCTACAACCGCATCATCGCCGGGAACATCAACCAAGTGTTGCAGGTGGACAGCGTGGTGTGCAATTTCGACCGCTATCCCTACGAGGCGCGGACATACGCCCGTCAGATGATTATCCGCGAGAGCAACGTGACGGAACGGACATTAGTAACCGCCTGCCGCCTGCTCAACGCGAGCCGCTCGGACGACAACCCAAACGGCTTCACCATCGAGGGCTTCACGGTATTGGAGAACAAGGACATCCGGACGATTGAAAGATAA
- the traJ gene encoding conjugative transposon protein TraJ, which translates to MGEFDNLHQILLSLYDEMMPLCADMTGVAKGLAGLGALFYVAVRVWQSLARAEAIDVYPLLRPFALGLCILFFPTIVLGTMNSVLSPIVQGVHGILEEQTFDMNEYREQKDKLEYEAMMRNPETAYLASDEEFDRQLDELGWSPSDLVTMTGMYMDRAAYNIKKTVRDWFRELLELMFAAAALIIDTLRTFFLVVLSILGPVAFAFAVWDGFHSTLSAWFSRYIQIYLWLPVSDLFSTILAKIQILMLQNDIQAMQTDPNFSVEASNGVYIVFLIIGIVGYFTIPTVAGWIIQAGGGIGSYNKNINTAGALGGSVAGAAAGNVAGRAGKLIKGTAGKLFRR; encoded by the coding sequence ATGGGAGAGTTCGACAACCTTCACCAGATACTCCTTTCGCTCTACGACGAGATGATGCCGCTGTGCGCGGACATGACGGGCGTGGCGAAAGGGCTTGCCGGGCTGGGCGCGTTGTTCTACGTGGCGGTGCGCGTGTGGCAGTCGCTCGCCCGCGCCGAGGCGATAGACGTGTACCCGCTGCTCCGCCCGTTTGCGCTCGGTTTGTGCATCCTGTTCTTCCCGACCATCGTGTTGGGTACGATGAACAGCGTGTTAAGCCCCATCGTGCAGGGCGTACACGGCATCCTCGAAGAACAGACCTTCGACATGAACGAGTACCGGGAGCAGAAAGACAAACTGGAATACGAGGCGATGATGCGCAACCCGGAGACCGCCTACCTCGCCAGTGATGAGGAATTTGACCGCCAGTTGGACGAGCTGGGCTGGTCGCCCTCGGACTTGGTGACGATGACGGGGATGTACATGGACCGGGCGGCGTACAACATCAAGAAGACGGTGCGTGACTGGTTCCGGGAACTGCTGGAACTGATGTTCGCCGCAGCCGCGCTCATCATCGACACGCTCAGGACGTTCTTCCTCGTGGTGCTGAGCATCCTGGGACCGGTAGCCTTCGCCTTTGCCGTATGGGACGGCTTCCACTCGACGCTCTCGGCGTGGTTCAGCCGCTACATACAGATTTACCTGTGGCTTCCCGTGTCGGATTTGTTCAGCACCATACTGGCGAAGATACAGATTCTGATGTTGCAGAACGACATACAAGCGATGCAGACCGACCCGAACTTCTCGGTGGAGGCGAGCAACGGGGTGTACATCGTGTTCCTCATCATCGGCATCGTGGGCTACTTCACCATCCCGACGGTGGCAGGCTGGATCATCCAAGCAGGTGGCGGCATAGGCAGCTACAACAAGAACATCAACACCGCCGGGGCTTTGGGCGGCAGCGTGGCGGGAGCCGCCGCAGGAAACGTGGCAGGCCGCGCGGGCAAGCTCATCAAGGGAACGGCGGGAAAGCTGTTCCGAAGATAG